A genome region from Sphingobacteriaceae bacterium GW460-11-11-14-LB5 includes the following:
- a CDS encoding disulfide bond formation protein DsbA, whose translation MKVEIWSDVMCPFCYIGKRHFEQAIEKLPFKNEIEVDWKSYQLNPEYHNTNNETVYDYLSRSKGMPVEQAKQMTKQVVDMAANAGLTIDFDTNIPANTFNAHRLIHLAAKHKLQDLAEEKLFEAHFVNSKNIGETDVLVDLAVEIGLDRTEAEEVLKGDQFAEAVRYDIYESQNLGIRGVPYFVMDRKYGVSGAQPVQAFTDALTQSFTEWKEAQPKTTLTSLNKNDDAVCDENGCAI comes from the coding sequence ATGAAAGTAGAAATCTGGTCGGACGTAATGTGTCCGTTTTGCTATATCGGGAAAAGACATTTTGAACAGGCGATAGAAAAATTGCCGTTCAAAAATGAAATTGAAGTGGATTGGAAAAGTTATCAGCTCAACCCTGAATACCATAATACCAATAATGAAACGGTATACGATTACCTTTCGCGAAGCAAAGGAATGCCTGTTGAACAAGCCAAACAAATGACCAAACAAGTGGTTGATATGGCTGCAAATGCCGGTTTAACCATCGATTTTGATACCAATATCCCTGCAAATACCTTTAATGCACACCGTTTGATCCATTTGGCCGCAAAACATAAGCTTCAGGATTTAGCCGAAGAGAAACTGTTTGAAGCTCATTTTGTAAACAGCAAAAATATCGGCGAAACCGATGTTTTGGTTGATCTTGCAGTAGAAATTGGCTTGGATCGCACAGAGGCAGAAGAAGTTTTAAAGGGAGATCAATTTGCCGAGGCTGTTCGCTATGATATTTATGAAAGTCAGAATTTAGGGATCCGCGGTGTACCTTATTTTGTAATGGACCGCAAGTACGGCGTTTCGGGTGCCCAACCTGTTCAGGCTTTTACCGATGCACTTACCCAAAGTTTTACGGAGTGGAAAGAAGCTCAACCCAAAACAACACTGACTTCATTAAACAAAAATGATGATGCGGTTTGTGATGAGAATGGTTGTGCGATATAG
- a CDS encoding peptidase has product MIKIYFKRLCIAFLMVNSCAVLAQEVPTPKAHFGFDIGDDYQLANYTQTEAYFKKLAASSDRIKLVDIGKTEEGRSQYMLIVSSPENLKKLDRYKEISQQLAHAEITPEQAKALAQEGKAVVWIDGGLHANEVVGAHQLIETAYEFASRKDPETLRILDNVIILFTHANPDGQELVSNWYMREKDPKKRTTSGLPVLYEKYAGHDNNRDFFMLNLKETQNIGRQLFVEWIPQIMYNHHQAGPAGTVVAGPPYRDPFNYVFDPTLLTSLDAVGAAMHNRMNVENKPGYTQRGGSVYSTWYNGGLRTTTYFHNMIGLLTEIIGNPTPAEIPLVPSRLLPNGDSPNPITPRKWYFKNSIDYSVSLNYAVLNYAQRYRDELLFNIYQMGRNSIERGKKDTWSFSPKKIEAINNAAKGEKGASVAGGDTDFGARRQISMKAFDTVMKAPVNRDPRGYILSADQPDFNSAVKFLNALIRTGIVVQKATAPFTVAGKNYPAGSYVVKTDQAFRPHVLDMFEPQDHPNDFKYEGGAPIPPYDAAGWTLAYLMDVKFDRILNDFSGPFERNPYGALLKFEHKLPNGSGYVLSAAQNDSYTAVNDLLKNKVEVYRSTENGDFYVSSAGKSILEKANIKLKSAAVPKDKIKISAGRIALWDTYGGSMASGWVRFLMEQYHYNATVIYPQDIDAGNLKSKYDVIVFVGGAIPAVQGGGFGNRSFGPKAEEIPQEFRNRLGRITADKSIPELKKFLEAGGNIVTIGSSTNLAYHLNLPVRNAMVEIVNGEEKRLPAEKYYVPGSVLNVGVDNTLPTNWGMEKEADVYFDNSPVFKLTGDAMVAGKIKPLMWFENATPLRSGWAWGQAYLQDGVTAFEAKVGKGKLLAFGPEIAFRAQTHGTFKLIFNQLYKSSDL; this is encoded by the coding sequence ATGATAAAAATCTACTTTAAAAGGCTTTGTATTGCTTTTTTAATGGTAAATAGCTGTGCGGTGCTGGCACAGGAAGTACCAACGCCAAAGGCGCATTTTGGTTTTGATATCGGCGACGATTACCAACTGGCCAATTATACCCAAACTGAAGCTTACTTTAAGAAACTCGCGGCAAGTTCTGACCGCATTAAACTGGTTGATATCGGTAAAACCGAAGAAGGCAGAAGCCAGTATATGCTGATTGTTTCTTCACCGGAAAACCTGAAGAAATTAGACCGTTATAAGGAAATTTCGCAACAACTGGCGCATGCTGAAATTACACCTGAGCAGGCAAAAGCATTAGCCCAGGAAGGCAAAGCGGTAGTGTGGATAGATGGTGGCTTGCATGCAAACGAGGTAGTGGGTGCACATCAGCTAATCGAAACCGCTTATGAGTTTGCCTCCAGAAAGGATCCTGAAACCCTTCGTATTTTGGATAATGTAATCATCTTGTTTACCCATGCCAATCCTGATGGGCAAGAACTGGTGAGCAATTGGTATATGCGAGAGAAAGATCCCAAGAAAAGAACAACCTCAGGCTTGCCTGTTTTGTATGAAAAATATGCAGGGCACGACAACAACCGCGATTTCTTTATGCTCAACCTTAAAGAAACGCAGAATATTGGACGCCAGCTTTTTGTTGAATGGATCCCGCAGATTATGTATAACCACCATCAGGCTGGTCCGGCGGGAACCGTTGTGGCAGGTCCACCCTACCGCGACCCGTTCAATTATGTTTTCGACCCAACCCTGTTAACCAGTTTAGATGCTGTTGGTGCGGCCATGCACAATAGGATGAACGTAGAAAACAAACCTGGTTATACCCAGCGAGGGGGATCTGTTTATTCTACCTGGTACAATGGTGGACTAAGAACCACCACCTATTTTCATAACATGATTGGGCTGTTAACTGAAATTATCGGGAACCCTACACCTGCTGAAATTCCACTAGTTCCTTCGAGATTATTGCCGAACGGCGATTCACCAAACCCAATTACCCCAAGGAAATGGTACTTTAAAAACTCGATCGATTATTCGGTATCGTTAAATTATGCCGTTTTAAATTATGCACAACGTTACCGCGATGAATTGCTGTTTAATATTTACCAGATGGGCAGAAATTCTATTGAGCGGGGTAAGAAAGATACCTGGTCTTTTTCTCCAAAAAAAATAGAGGCCATTAATAATGCTGCTAAAGGCGAAAAAGGTGCTTCGGTTGCTGGGGGCGATACCGATTTTGGTGCAAGACGGCAAATTAGCATGAAAGCTTTTGATACCGTAATGAAAGCACCGGTAAACAGAGATCCACGGGGATATATTTTATCAGCCGATCAGCCAGACTTCAATTCTGCTGTTAAGTTTTTAAATGCTTTGATCAGGACAGGTATTGTAGTTCAAAAAGCGACGGCTCCGTTTACTGTTGCCGGCAAAAATTATCCTGCCGGAAGTTATGTGGTTAAAACCGATCAGGCGTTTCGTCCACATGTTTTGGATATGTTCGAGCCTCAGGATCATCCGAACGATTTTAAATACGAGGGAGGTGCACCAATTCCACCATATGATGCTGCAGGATGGACCCTGGCTTATTTAATGGATGTGAAGTTCGATCGGATTCTCAACGATTTTTCAGGGCCGTTTGAGAGAAATCCTTATGGTGCTTTATTGAAATTTGAGCATAAATTGCCAAATGGATCGGGTTATGTATTGAGTGCGGCGCAAAACGATTCTTATACTGCAGTAAACGACTTATTGAAAAACAAAGTTGAGGTGTATCGTTCGACGGAGAATGGCGATTTTTATGTTTCATCGGCAGGGAAATCCATATTGGAAAAAGCGAATATCAAATTAAAAAGCGCAGCTGTACCAAAAGATAAAATTAAAATTTCTGCTGGAAGAATTGCCCTTTGGGACACCTATGGAGGTTCTATGGCTTCGGGTTGGGTGCGCTTTTTAATGGAGCAATACCATTATAACGCAACAGTAATTTATCCACAGGATATTGATGCGGGCAATTTAAAATCTAAATACGATGTAATTGTTTTTGTGGGCGGAGCAATACCTGCTGTTCAGGGCGGAGGGTTTGGAAACAGATCTTTCGGACCAAAAGCAGAAGAAATCCCTCAGGAGTTTAGAAATCGTTTGGGTAGGATTACGGCAGATAAATCGATCCCTGAATTAAAGAAATTTTTAGAAGCCGGTGGGAATATTGTAACCATTGGTAGTAGTACCAATTTAGCCTATCATTTAAACCTCCCTGTTCGAAATGCAATGGTCGAAATTGTAAATGGAGAGGAAAAGCGGTTACCTGCTGAAAAATATTATGTTCCGGGAAGTGTTTTAAACGTTGGTGTTGATAATACTTTACCAACCAATTGGGGCATGGAAAAAGAAGCAGATGTATACTTCGACAATAGTCCTGTTTTTAAACTCACTGGCGATGCTATGGTAGCCGGAAAGATTAAACCTTTAATGTGGTTCGAAAATGCGACACCATTACGCAGCGGCTGGGCCTGGGGCCAGGCTTACCTGCAGGACGGGGTAACCGCTTTTGAAGCTAAGGTTGGTAAAGGCAAATTGCTTGCTTTCGGGCCAGAAATTGCTTTCAGGGCACAAACGCATGGCACTTTTAAACTGATATTTAACCAGTTGTACAAATCATCCGATCTATAA
- a CDS encoding 5-methyltetrahydropteroyltriglutamate--homocysteine S-methyltransferase, with the protein MLTQNLGYPRIGSQRELKKICENYWADKTGYKNVLQVGKNIRHENWNLQKEAGIDVIPSNDFSFYDHVLDHSLTFGAIPKRYNEVILKKGNSELDLYFAMARGYQKEGLDVVAMEMTKWFDTNYHYIVPEFYKDQPFKLFSTKVIDEFYEAKQLGITTKPVLIGPVSYLLLGKEKEAGFEKIDLIKNLLPVYIEILSRLDALDVEYVQFDEPFLTLDLTDKDKKAYEYVYKEIRKTFPRLKIVLATYFEGLGNNLALTTSLPVNVLHIDLVRAEDQLSAVLASLKEETILSLGLVDGRNIWKNDFEKSVSIINQVVEKRGLDKVWIAPSCSLIHSPVDLDNETNEQNLSAEIKQWLAYSKQKISELATLKKLITNESPASTLQKLEENKIAIANRKVSKIIHNPEVKERVLGLKAQDAERLSPFSSRKIKQQELNLPIYATTTIGSFPQTAEVRSWRAKLKNGTFTVEEYDDLIAKETAKAVNWQEEIDLDVLVHGEFERNDMVEYFGEQLDGFAFSKNGWVQSYGSRCVKPPIIFGDVSRPKPMTVKWTAYAQSLTSKYMKGMLTGPVTILQWSFVRNDQPRSETCTQIALAIRDEVCDLENAGIKIIQIDEPAIREGLPLRKADWQNYLNWAVKAFKISASGVKDDTQIHTHMCYSEFNDIIQNIADMDADVITIETSRSQMELLDAFADFKYPNEIGPGVYDIHSPRVPKREEMVQLLKKAKAVIPPEQLWVNPDCGLKTRGWDETKKALIEMVEAAKEMRKAEEVLAAALQAN; encoded by the coding sequence ATGCTAACGCAAAATCTGGGCTATCCGCGAATAGGTAGCCAAAGGGAATTAAAGAAAATCTGCGAAAATTACTGGGCAGATAAAACTGGGTACAAAAATGTGCTTCAGGTGGGAAAAAACATTCGCCACGAAAACTGGAACCTTCAAAAAGAAGCTGGAATTGATGTTATTCCTTCGAACGACTTTTCTTTTTATGATCATGTGCTCGATCATTCTTTAACTTTTGGGGCCATCCCAAAAAGGTACAACGAAGTAATCCTGAAAAAAGGAAATTCTGAGCTTGATCTTTATTTTGCCATGGCCAGGGGTTATCAAAAGGAGGGATTGGATGTAGTAGCCATGGAAATGACCAAGTGGTTCGACACCAATTATCATTACATTGTTCCTGAATTTTATAAAGACCAGCCTTTTAAACTTTTCTCTACTAAAGTGATCGATGAGTTTTATGAGGCGAAACAATTGGGTATTACGACCAAGCCTGTTTTAATCGGTCCGGTTTCTTACCTTTTATTAGGAAAAGAAAAAGAAGCTGGCTTTGAAAAAATCGACCTGATCAAAAATCTCCTTCCGGTTTATATTGAGATTTTATCCCGGTTAGATGCTTTGGATGTAGAATATGTTCAGTTTGATGAGCCCTTTTTGACCCTAGATCTTACCGATAAAGACAAAAAAGCTTACGAATATGTTTATAAAGAGATCAGAAAGACTTTCCCAAGGCTAAAAATTGTTTTGGCTACTTATTTCGAAGGTTTGGGCAATAATTTAGCCCTAACGACTTCATTACCGGTAAATGTTTTACATATCGATCTGGTACGTGCTGAAGATCAATTATCGGCTGTTTTGGCTTCATTAAAAGAAGAGACCATCCTTTCGTTAGGTTTGGTAGACGGAAGAAATATCTGGAAAAACGATTTCGAAAAATCCGTTTCAATCATTAATCAAGTGGTAGAAAAAAGAGGATTAGATAAAGTTTGGATCGCTCCATCTTGTTCACTAATCCACTCACCGGTTGATTTAGACAATGAAACCAATGAGCAAAATCTTTCAGCAGAAATTAAACAATGGCTGGCTTATTCGAAACAAAAAATTTCGGAGCTAGCGACCTTAAAAAAGCTAATTACCAACGAAAGCCCTGCATCTACCCTGCAAAAACTGGAGGAAAACAAAATTGCCATTGCTAACCGCAAAGTTTCTAAAATCATCCATAACCCCGAAGTAAAAGAACGTGTATTAGGTTTAAAGGCGCAGGATGCAGAGCGTTTAAGTCCATTTTCAAGCAGAAAAATTAAGCAACAGGAACTTAATCTCCCTATTTATGCCACTACCACCATCGGATCGTTTCCGCAAACAGCAGAAGTAAGAAGCTGGAGGGCCAAACTTAAAAACGGAACTTTTACCGTGGAAGAATATGATGATCTGATCGCCAAAGAAACAGCAAAAGCCGTAAACTGGCAGGAAGAAATCGATCTGGACGTGTTGGTTCATGGCGAATTTGAACGTAACGACATGGTGGAGTATTTCGGCGAGCAACTGGATGGGTTTGCTTTCTCTAAAAATGGCTGGGTACAGAGTTATGGCTCACGCTGTGTAAAACCACCGATCATTTTTGGTGATGTTTCGCGCCCTAAACCCATGACCGTAAAGTGGACGGCCTATGCACAGTCGCTTACCTCGAAATACATGAAAGGGATGTTAACAGGTCCGGTAACGATTTTACAATGGTCGTTCGTCCGTAACGATCAACCAAGATCCGAAACCTGCACGCAAATTGCCCTGGCCATCCGTGATGAGGTTTGCGACCTGGAAAATGCAGGGATAAAGATCATTCAGATTGACGAGCCCGCCATCAGGGAGGGTTTACCATTACGCAAAGCCGATTGGCAAAACTATTTGAATTGGGCAGTTAAAGCCTTTAAAATTTCGGCCAGTGGCGTGAAAGACGATACACAGATCCACACGCACATGTGTTACTCCGAGTTTAACGATATCATCCAAAACATTGCCGATATGGATGCAGATGTGATCACCATTGAAACTTCACGGTCGCAGATGGAATTGTTAGACGCTTTTGCCGATTTTAAATATCCAAATGAAATTGGCCCGGGTGTATACGATATCCACTCTCCAAGGGTTCCGAAGCGGGAAGAAATGGTTCAGTTACTCAAAAAAGCAAAGGCTGTTATTCCTCCCGAACAACTCTGGGTAAACCCTGATTGTGGTTTAAAAACCCGTGGTTGGGACGAAACCAAAAAGGCTTTAATAGAAATGGTCGAGGCCGCGAAAGAGATGCGTAAAGCCGAAGAGGTTTTGGCTGCAGCTCTTCAGGCGAATTAA
- a CDS encoding acyl-CoA thioesterase, whose protein sequence is MTLEERIENSKTSIFKAVFPNTTNHYDTLFGGTAMHLMDEVAFITATRFSRQIMVTVSSDRIDFKKPIPAGTIVELIGKVNHVGNTSLKVNVEIYIEQMYAEGRELAVHGDFTFVAIDENKKPVQVIK, encoded by the coding sequence ATGACCCTAGAAGAAAGAATAGAAAATTCTAAAACCAGCATTTTTAAAGCCGTTTTCCCTAATACAACCAATCATTACGATACCCTTTTCGGAGGCACCGCCATGCACTTAATGGATGAGGTTGCTTTTATTACCGCAACCCGATTTAGCCGTCAGATTATGGTTACTGTAAGCAGCGACCGGATAGATTTTAAAAAACCAATCCCGGCAGGCACTATTGTAGAGCTTATCGGTAAGGTAAACCATGTGGGAAATACCAGTTTAAAGGTTAATGTAGAAATTTATATCGAGCAGATGTATGCTGAAGGAAGAGAGTTGGCCGTACATGGCGATTTTACTTTTGTGGCCATTGATGAAAATAAAAAACCGGTTCAGGTAATTAAATAA
- a CDS encoding 16S rRNA (cytosine(1402)-N(4))-methyltransferase, with protein sequence MEQQLSEEDLKNIARQLACPEGEHGIKTGEMMHANNIGMTTAAIDSLDLQNNETVLEIGHGNGGHIAQLLSKAENLHYFGADISPTIIAEARKINQDFITKGKVHFQLTDGITLPFDDYRFDKIFTVNTIYFWTNPSEYLNEIKRILKPKGTFSIGFADKTFMQNLPFTPYGFTLYEVETVKELLEKAGLTIKNTLKKLEQVQSKTGEQLEREYYIVTATA encoded by the coding sequence ATGGAACAGCAACTTTCTGAGGAAGACTTAAAAAATATTGCCAGGCAATTGGCTTGTCCCGAAGGCGAACACGGCATTAAAACAGGTGAAATGATGCATGCCAATAATATCGGCATGACGACCGCTGCAATTGATTCACTTGATCTTCAAAACAATGAAACTGTTTTAGAAATCGGTCATGGCAACGGCGGACACATCGCTCAATTATTATCAAAAGCCGAAAACCTCCATTATTTTGGTGCCGATATTTCACCAACCATTATTGCTGAAGCCAGGAAGATCAATCAGGATTTCATAACAAAAGGAAAGGTTCACTTTCAGCTAACAGATGGCATTACATTGCCTTTTGATGATTATCGGTTTGATAAAATTTTTACGGTTAATACAATATACTTCTGGACAAATCCCAGCGAATACCTTAACGAAATTAAGCGAATATTAAAACCTAAGGGCACTTTTTCTATAGGTTTTGCTGATAAAACTTTCATGCAAAACCTCCCTTTTACCCCTTATGGCTTTACACTTTACGAAGTAGAAACCGTAAAAGAATTATTAGAAAAAGCAGGTCTTACCATTAAAAATACCCTTAAAAAATTAGAGCAGGTACAAAGTAAAACCGGCGAACAGCTGGAAAGGGAATATTACATTGTAACGGCTACTGCATAA
- a CDS encoding phosphatidate cytidylyltransferase has translation MKTRAITAFFFTIVMLGSILLGSYTFTIFYLVLSVLALFEFYKLIKNAGIRPHRNIGLAASSLIFLMAAGLHYLKYDVKYLLLCIPLIFSVFITELYKKNKIPFANISYTFVGFVYVTIPFCFFHALGFLKNWSEYNFHLPLAFLLMLWANDTGAYLFGVKYGKRKLFERHSPKKSWEGFFGGMFTSVLVAFGLSFLFTESPAWVWIGMAVLIACFGTLGDLVESMLKRSLDTKDSGGLLPGHGGLLDRFDGLLLAAPVVYAYLYLILY, from the coding sequence ATGAAAACCAGGGCAATAACCGCTTTCTTTTTTACCATTGTAATGCTTGGCTCCATTTTACTGGGGAGTTATACTTTTACTATTTTTTATCTTGTTTTAAGTGTTTTGGCTTTGTTTGAGTTTTATAAGCTGATTAAAAACGCTGGAATCAGGCCACACCGCAATATTGGTTTGGCGGCTAGCTCATTAATATTTTTAATGGCTGCAGGTTTACACTACCTCAAATACGATGTTAAATACCTTTTGCTTTGTATCCCGCTAATTTTCTCGGTTTTTATTACGGAGTTATATAAAAAGAACAAAATTCCATTCGCCAATATCTCCTACACTTTTGTGGGCTTTGTTTATGTAACCATTCCTTTCTGTTTTTTTCATGCGCTGGGTTTTTTAAAAAACTGGAGCGAATACAATTTTCATCTTCCCCTGGCATTTTTACTGATGCTTTGGGCAAATGATACAGGCGCATATCTTTTCGGCGTAAAATATGGTAAACGCAAATTGTTCGAGCGCCACTCGCCAAAGAAAAGCTGGGAAGGTTTTTTCGGAGGCATGTTTACCAGTGTTTTGGTTGCTTTTGGTTTATCATTTCTGTTTACCGAAAGTCCTGCCTGGGTTTGGATTGGTATGGCTGTATTGATTGCCTGCTTTGGTACACTGGGCGATTTAGTAGAATCGATGCTTAAAAGGAGCCTGGATACGAAAGATAGTGGTGGTTTATTACCCGGCCACGGTGGTTTGTTAGATCGTTTTGATGGCTTGTTACTGGCAGCTCCAGTAGTTTATGCTTATCTGTACCTGATTTTGTATTAA
- a CDS encoding CPBP family intramembrane metalloprotease domain-containing protein has translation MNFVTPNKEEINPFLQLLLLLFYAVIGGLVFGILAIAIVLMMYGLGIVSNLDMLLAGDPKYIGGFKVIQILSSIGTFILPPIALALTERKKVTEFYLFRQPKFLLVVLVLAIMILSMPFMEWTVIWNQKMVLPDFLHQIEQWMKEKEAIAMKMTIQLITVRSNFDFIVNLIMIAVIPAVGEELMFRGGVQRSLNRAFENPHVAIWLSAIIFSAIHVQFYGFVPRMLLGAGFGYLYYFSGSIWYAMLAHFINNAYAVCAAFYMQKHHMPLDKADEPIGFPWYGYLISAIITIALFKFFKDSATRERKLG, from the coding sequence ATGAATTTTGTAACACCTAACAAGGAGGAAATCAATCCTTTCTTACAATTACTTTTACTTTTATTTTACGCAGTTATAGGCGGGCTTGTATTTGGGATCCTGGCTATTGCCATCGTTTTAATGATGTATGGCTTAGGAATAGTAAGTAATCTGGACATGCTTTTAGCTGGTGATCCTAAGTATATTGGTGGTTTTAAAGTGATACAAATATTAAGTTCCATCGGAACATTTATTTTACCTCCAATCGCCCTGGCTTTAACAGAGCGGAAAAAAGTAACCGAATTTTATCTTTTCAGGCAACCAAAATTCTTATTGGTTGTGCTGGTTCTCGCTATTATGATCCTGAGTATGCCATTTATGGAGTGGACGGTGATCTGGAACCAGAAAATGGTTTTGCCTGATTTTTTGCATCAGATAGAACAGTGGATGAAGGAAAAGGAGGCTATTGCAATGAAAATGACCATTCAATTGATCACCGTACGCAGTAATTTCGACTTTATTGTAAACCTCATCATGATTGCCGTTATACCTGCAGTTGGTGAAGAACTGATGTTTCGTGGAGGCGTGCAGCGATCGTTAAACAGGGCTTTTGAGAATCCCCATGTGGCTATCTGGTTATCAGCCATTATTTTTAGTGCCATCCATGTGCAGTTTTATGGTTTTGTACCCCGTATGTTATTGGGCGCAGGATTTGGTTACCTGTATTATTTTAGCGGAAGCATCTGGTATGCCATGCTGGCGCACTTTATAAATAATGCTTATGCGGTTTGTGCGGCTTTTTATATGCAGAAACACCATATGCCACTGGATAAAGCGGATGAACCAATCGGTTTTCCATGGTATGGCTATTTAATTAGTGCAATAATTACCATAGCTTTGTTTAAATTTTTTAAAGATAGCGCAACACGTGAGCGAAAATTGGGTTAA
- a CDS encoding tRNA dihydrouridine synthase DusB has translation MSVKIGNIDLGEFPLLLAPMEDVSDPPFRYVCKKNGADMMYTEFISSEGLIRDAAKSIQKLDIFEYERPIGIQIFGGDIDHMREASEIASAAGPDLVDINYGCPVKNVVCKGAGSSLLQDIDKMVKMTEAVVKASHLPVTVKTRLGWDDNTKNVYEVAERLQDVGIQALTIHGRTRAQLYKGEADWSLIREIKRNPRIKIPIFGNGDVDSPEKAANWRMEYEIDGIMIGRAAIGYPWIFREVKHFFKTGEHLAGPTIEERIEVCRTHLDKSLEWKGPKTGIFEMRRHYANYFKGLPDFKPYRMRLVAEPDINNIYSILEEVAEKFADYDATKVLA, from the coding sequence ATGTCTGTTAAGATAGGAAATATAGATTTAGGTGAGTTCCCGTTATTGCTGGCTCCAATGGAGGATGTAAGCGATCCGCCATTCCGTTATGTATGCAAAAAAAACGGAGCTGATATGATGTATACCGAATTTATTTCTTCGGAGGGTTTGATCCGTGATGCTGCAAAAAGCATACAAAAGCTTGATATTTTCGAGTACGAAAGACCAATTGGTATCCAGATTTTTGGTGGCGATATCGATCACATGAGAGAAGCATCAGAAATTGCCTCTGCTGCAGGACCCGATCTCGTAGACATCAATTATGGCTGTCCGGTTAAAAATGTAGTATGTAAAGGCGCAGGTTCCAGCCTGTTACAGGATATTGATAAAATGGTAAAAATGACCGAAGCGGTAGTTAAAGCTTCACATTTACCTGTTACAGTTAAAACCCGCCTGGGTTGGGACGATAACACCAAAAACGTTTACGAAGTGGCCGAGCGCCTTCAGGATGTGGGCATCCAGGCCCTTACCATTCATGGCAGAACAAGAGCACAGTTATATAAAGGCGAGGCCGACTGGTCGCTTATCCGCGAGATTAAACGCAATCCACGCATCAAAATCCCCATTTTTGGTAATGGGGATGTAGACAGTCCTGAAAAAGCAGCTAACTGGCGCATGGAATATGAGATAGATGGCATTATGATTGGTCGTGCTGCAATTGGTTATCCATGGATTTTCCGCGAGGTAAAACACTTTTTTAAAACAGGCGAGCACCTTGCCGGACCAACTATTGAAGAACGTATTGAAGTTTGCCGTACACACTTAGATAAATCGCTGGAATGGAAGGGTCCTAAAACAGGAATTTTCGAAATGCGCCGCCATTATGCCAACTATTTTAAAGGCCTGCCAGATTTTAAACCTTACCGTATGCGTTTGGTGGCCGAGCCAGATATCAACAACATTTACAGTATTTTAGAAGAAGTGGCAGAAAAATTTGCCGACTACGATGCCACTAAAGTACTGGCTTGA
- a CDS encoding Co2+/Mg2+ efflux protein ApaG: protein MVTAITDGVKVSVETVYQPEYSNPANEHYMFAYRVEISNLSDYAVQLMRRQWFIFDSNSSRREVEGEGVVGLQPIIQPGETHVYVSGCNLKTDMGSMKGAYLMKRDIDGSEFEVDIPEFQLIAPYKLN from the coding sequence ATGGTTACAGCTATCACAGACGGGGTTAAAGTTTCAGTTGAAACAGTTTACCAGCCAGAATATTCAAATCCGGCCAACGAACATTATATGTTCGCTTATCGCGTAGAAATTTCTAATCTTTCTGATTATGCTGTGCAATTGATGCGCCGACAGTGGTTTATTTTCGACTCGAACAGTAGCCGAAGAGAGGTAGAAGGTGAGGGTGTTGTTGGTTTACAACCCATTATCCAGCCTGGCGAAACGCATGTATATGTTTCTGGCTGTAATCTGAAAACCGATATGGGCAGCATGAAAGGTGCCTATTTAATGAAACGCGACATTGACGGATCTGAATTCGAAGTTGATATCCCAGAGTTTCAGTTAATCGCGCCTTATAAACTGAATTAA